One stretch of Shewanella sp. Arc9-LZ DNA includes these proteins:
- a CDS encoding LysE family translocator, with protein MDMTLLAGLAVIHIVALMSPGPDFAIIVKMATQQTRLTALYCAFGIAVAILIHTFLSLMGISVMIQQSHVAFMTVQLIGSSYLAWMGYGALKSAITSMISKRRNSDISSTQPNVAKAALISSLKGFKVGLYTNLLNPKALIFFITLFSVLITPQVNYSTKIAATVLLFVLSLAWFSLLALILSKPRVQQKLLAANTIIDLLVGIIFIAVAVTIANNIIHQIIGQF; from the coding sequence ATGGACATGACTTTATTGGCGGGTTTAGCGGTTATTCACATTGTGGCATTAATGAGCCCAGGACCTGACTTTGCCATTATCGTTAAAATGGCTACGCAGCAAACACGCTTAACCGCACTTTATTGTGCCTTCGGCATTGCTGTCGCTATCTTAATTCACACTTTTTTGTCGTTGATGGGCATCAGTGTGATGATACAACAGTCTCATGTTGCCTTTATGACCGTACAACTAATTGGCAGTAGCTATTTAGCATGGATGGGATATGGGGCGCTCAAGTCAGCTATCACCAGTATGATTAGCAAACGTCGTAATTCAGATATTTCATCAACGCAACCTAATGTGGCAAAAGCGGCGCTGATATCGTCATTAAAGGGATTTAAAGTTGGACTATATACCAATCTACTGAATCCTAAAGCGCTGATCTTTTTTATTACTTTATTTTCTGTATTGATTACGCCACAAGTCAATTACTCAACTAAAATTGCCGCCACGGTATTGTTATTTGTGTTGTCATTGGCGTGGTTTAGTTTACTCGCACTGATCCTATCTAAACCTCGGGTACAACAAAAATTACTCGCGGCCAATACCATTATAGATCTACTCGTTGGGATTATTTTTATTGCCGTTGCAGTCACGATTGCCAATAATATAATTCATCAAATTATCGGTCAGTTTTAA